Proteins encoded by one window of Sediminicoccus rosea:
- a CDS encoding CmpA/NrtA family ABC transporter substrate-binding protein produces MSLSRRNAIAGTAALLAAAKAVSGSGVHAQGSTTPEVRKAIFGFIALTDAAPLIIAREKGFFAKHGMPDVEVNRQASWGATRDNLVLGGGRGGIDGAHLLTPMAYLIHMGRITQNNQPVPMALLARLNTNGQAISVAAKHMQLGARLDASPLRRALNSDSKVAMTFRGGTHDMWIRYWLAAAGIDPERDVSTIVVPPPQMVANMRVGTMDAFCVGEPWNAQLVNQRLGYTALVTGEFWKDHPEKCLALRADFVQQNPRATEALTAAVIEAARWCDTPANKQEMCEILGRRAWFNVPVNDIIGRMRGEVDYGDGRTTTNTDITMKFWRDHASYPFRSHDLWFLTENQRWGILPEGLETAPLLAQVNREDIWRAAAARAGVPNGETPSGTSRGRETFFDGKVFDPENPAAYLASLSIKKLSAA; encoded by the coding sequence ATGAGCCTCTCTCGCCGCAACGCCATCGCCGGCACCGCCGCCCTCCTCGCCGCCGCAAAGGCGGTGAGCGGCTCGGGCGTGCATGCCCAGGGCAGCACCACGCCGGAGGTCCGCAAGGCGATCTTCGGCTTCATCGCACTGACCGATGCCGCGCCGCTCATCATCGCGCGTGAGAAGGGCTTCTTCGCCAAGCATGGCATGCCGGATGTGGAGGTGAACCGCCAGGCGAGCTGGGGTGCGACGCGCGACAACCTGGTGCTGGGCGGCGGGCGCGGCGGCATTGACGGCGCACATCTGCTGACACCCATGGCCTATCTGATCCACATGGGCCGCATCACCCAGAACAACCAGCCCGTGCCCATGGCGCTGCTGGCGCGGCTCAACACCAATGGCCAGGCCATCAGCGTTGCTGCCAAGCACATGCAGCTTGGCGCGCGGCTTGACGCCTCGCCGCTGCGGCGTGCGCTGAACAGCGACAGCAAGGTGGCGATGACCTTCCGCGGCGGCACGCATGACATGTGGATCCGCTACTGGCTCGCCGCCGCCGGCATCGACCCGGAGCGCGACGTCTCGACCATTGTCGTGCCGCCGCCGCAAATGGTGGCGAATATGCGCGTCGGCACCATGGACGCCTTCTGCGTGGGCGAACCCTGGAACGCGCAGCTGGTGAACCAGCGACTGGGCTACACCGCTCTCGTCACCGGCGAGTTCTGGAAGGACCATCCGGAGAAGTGCCTGGCGCTGCGCGCCGACTTCGTGCAGCAGAACCCGCGAGCCACCGAGGCGCTGACGGCGGCCGTGATCGAGGCCGCGCGCTGGTGCGACACGCCGGCCAACAAGCAGGAGATGTGCGAGATCCTGGGTCGCCGCGCCTGGTTCAACGTGCCGGTGAACGACATCATCGGCCGCATGCGCGGCGAGGTGGATTACGGCGATGGCCGCACCACCACCAACACCGACATCACCATGAAGTTCTGGCGCGACCACGCGAGCTACCCCTTCCGCAGCCATGACCTCTGGTTCCTGACCGAGAATCAGCGCTGGGGCATCCTGCCCGAGGGGCTGGAGACGGCGCCGCTGCTGGCACAGGTGAACCGCGAGGACATCTGGCGCGCCGCCGCCGCCCGGGCCGGCGTGCCGAATGGCGAGACGCCCAGCGGCACCTCGCGCGGGCGCGAGACCTTCTTCGACGGCAAGGTCTTCGACCCCGAGAATCCGGCGGCCTATCTCGCCTCGCTCTCCATCAAGAAGCTCTCGGCGGCCTGA
- a CDS encoding Bug family tripartite tricarboxylate transporter substrate binding protein: MLRRALLATPLAAPALAQSWAPTRPIRMVVPFVAGGSTDVAARIVAEPMGERLGQPVIVENRGGSGGNIGGEMVARAAPDGHTLLMGVTGLLSTNIHIYRNMGFNPARDLAPVGMAYTSDMVIVVPPSLPVRNLADFVALAKARPGQLSFGSSGHGASTHTAAELFRLAAGIELLHVPYRGSGGAMADLMSGTIQMMLVQIAATVGPVREGRLRALAATGPRRHPLMPDVPTLAEQGYPQATATSWGAVMTTGGTPPAAIARLSEALRAALATPAAMQRMTNAGVDPEASTPEALAGFLQAETEKWGRVVREARITVD; the protein is encoded by the coding sequence ATGCTGCGCCGCGCCCTGCTCGCCACGCCGCTGGCCGCGCCCGCGCTGGCGCAATCCTGGGCGCCGACCCGGCCGATCCGCATGGTCGTGCCCTTCGTCGCCGGCGGCAGCACGGATGTGGCCGCGCGCATCGTGGCCGAGCCGATGGGCGAGCGTCTCGGCCAGCCTGTCATCGTGGAGAACCGCGGCGGCTCGGGCGGCAATATCGGCGGCGAGATGGTGGCGCGCGCGGCGCCCGATGGGCACACGCTGCTGATGGGCGTGACCGGCCTGCTCAGCACCAACATCCATATCTACCGCAACATGGGCTTCAACCCGGCGCGCGACCTGGCGCCGGTCGGCATGGCCTACACGAGCGACATGGTGATCGTGGTCCCGCCCTCGCTGCCGGTCCGCAATCTCGCGGATTTCGTGGCGCTGGCGAAGGCGCGGCCAGGGCAGCTCTCCTTTGGTTCCTCAGGCCATGGCGCCTCGACGCACACGGCTGCCGAGCTGTTCCGCCTCGCCGCCGGCATCGAGCTGCTGCACGTGCCGTATCGCGGCTCGGGCGGTGCCATGGCGGACCTCATGTCCGGCACCATCCAGATGATGCTGGTGCAGATCGCGGCGACGGTCGGCCCGGTGCGCGAGGGGCGACTGCGTGCCCTGGCCGCGACCGGCCCACGCCGCCATCCCCTGATGCCCGATGTGCCGACGCTGGCCGAGCAGGGCTACCCCCAGGCCACGGCCACCTCCTGGGGTGCCGTGATGACGACCGGCGGCACGCCGCCCGCAGCCATCGCGCGGCTCTCCGAGGCGTTGCGCGCCGCACTCGCCACGCCCGCCGCCATGCAGCGCATGACCAATGCGGGCGTGGACCCGGAGGCGAGCACGCCCGAGGCGCTGGCGGGCTTCCTCCAGGCGGAAACCGAGAAATGGGGCCGGGTCGTGCGGGAGGCCCGGATCACGGTGGACTAG
- a CDS encoding sugar phosphate isomerase/epimerase family protein, whose translation MRFALCNEVLRHLPFAEQARLSASLGYDGLEVAPFTLDAETPHRLPAARRAEFRRIAEGAGQPITGLHWLLVAPAGLSITEAARQPATVDVMRALVDLAVDLGATYLVHGSPAQRRVREPGDAARAEAAFAVIADHAGAAGVSYVLEPLDPGQTNWASSLAEALEIVMRIGHPALQTMLDTCATGNGESESAAALLRRHVPGGRIAHVHLNDRNKRGPGQGADLFAPVLRALHDTRYAGICGVEPFDYHPDPVACAARAIGYLRGIQEGIAP comes from the coding sequence ATGCGCTTCGCGCTCTGCAATGAGGTGCTGCGCCATCTGCCCTTCGCCGAGCAGGCGCGGCTCTCCGCCAGCCTTGGCTATGACGGGCTGGAGGTCGCGCCATTCACCCTGGATGCCGAGACGCCGCACCGGCTGCCCGCCGCACGCCGCGCCGAGTTCCGACGCATAGCGGAAGGGGCCGGCCAACCGATCACCGGGCTTCATTGGCTGCTGGTGGCGCCGGCCGGGTTGTCCATCACCGAAGCCGCGCGGCAGCCGGCCACGGTGGATGTGATGCGCGCGCTGGTGGACCTGGCCGTGGATCTGGGCGCCACCTACCTCGTGCACGGATCGCCAGCGCAGCGGCGTGTGCGCGAGCCGGGCGATGCGGCGCGCGCCGAGGCCGCCTTCGCCGTGATCGCCGACCATGCCGGCGCGGCCGGCGTCTCCTATGTGCTGGAGCCGCTCGACCCGGGCCAGACCAATTGGGCCTCCTCGCTCGCCGAGGCGCTGGAGATCGTGATGCGCATCGGCCACCCCGCGCTGCAGACCATGCTGGACACCTGCGCCACCGGGAACGGCGAGAGCGAGAGCGCCGCGGCGCTGCTGCGCCGCCATGTCCCCGGGGGGCGCATCGCGCATGTGCATCTGAACGACCGCAACAAGCGTGGCCCAGGCCAGGGCGCGGATCTGTTCGCGCCGGTACTGCGCGCGCTGCACGACACGCGCTACGCCGGCATCTGCGGCGTGGAGCCCTTCGACTACCACCCCGATCCGGTGGCTTGCGCGGCACGGGCCATCGGCTATCTGCGCGGGATCCAGGAGGGCATCGCGCCATGA
- a CDS encoding ABC transporter ATP-binding protein has product MNRSFLEVSRLSVRFGPTAPLVLNSIDLKVEQGQYVAVIGHSGCGKSTLLNVVAGLLPATLGGVLLEGSEVTEPGPDRAVVFQNHSLLPWLTVYENVKLAVDRTVGRNMSRAERHAWTMENLALVRMEGHAQKRPAEISGGMKQRVGIARALAMKPKVLLLDEPFGALDALTRAHLQDQVMAIHARLGTTIMMITHDVDEAVLLSDRIVMMTNGPNATIGEVLEVDLPRPRDRLALASEPRFLAAREAVLRFLHERHALPAAA; this is encoded by the coding sequence ATGAACCGCAGCTTTCTCGAAGTCTCCCGCCTTTCGGTCCGCTTCGGGCCGACGGCGCCGCTGGTGCTGAACAGCATCGACCTGAAGGTGGAGCAGGGGCAGTACGTCGCCGTGATCGGCCATTCCGGCTGCGGCAAGTCCACCCTGCTGAACGTGGTGGCGGGCCTGCTTCCCGCCACGCTCGGCGGCGTGTTGCTGGAAGGCAGCGAGGTGACGGAGCCGGGGCCGGACCGTGCCGTGGTCTTCCAGAATCATTCGCTGCTGCCCTGGCTCACCGTCTATGAGAACGTGAAGCTCGCGGTGGACCGCACGGTGGGGCGCAATATGTCCCGCGCCGAGCGCCATGCCTGGACCATGGAGAACCTTGCCCTGGTCCGCATGGAGGGGCACGCTCAGAAGCGCCCGGCCGAGATCTCGGGCGGCATGAAGCAGCGCGTCGGCATCGCCCGCGCGCTGGCCATGAAGCCCAAGGTGCTGCTGCTGGACGAGCCCTTCGGCGCGCTGGACGCGCTGACCCGCGCGCATCTTCAGGACCAGGTGATGGCGATCCATGCGCGGCTCGGCACCACCATCATGATGATCACGCATGACGTGGATGAGGCGGTGCTGCTCTCCGACCGAATCGTGATGATGACGAACGGCCCCAACGCCACCATCGGCGAGGTGCTTGAGGTGGATCTGCCCCGCCCGCGCGATCGCCTGGCGTTGGCCTCCGAGCCGCGCTTCCTGGCGGCGCGCGAGGCGGTGCTGCGCTTCTTGCATGAGCGCCACGCGCTGCCGGCCGCCGCGTGA
- a CDS encoding Bug family tripartite tricarboxylate transporter substrate binding protein → MIRTTRRAALALPALLLPSLASAQWAPTRPLRFVVPFAAGGATDIVARVLSDPMGERLGQSVAVDNRTGAGGNVGVENVVRSAPDGMTLLMGTTGTLTINPHLYANMGFNPLTDLAPIGLAFATDHVLIVNPQVQAQTAQEFLALVRAQPGRLSYGSGGNGSSTHTVVELFKLVAQVDIQHVPYRGSAPALNDTVAGNVQVMLDQVASALPQIQAGRVRALAVTGARRHPALPNVPTVAEIGLAAAEATSWGAVMAPAGTPPAAIERLNAVLREALTLQPVRERLTQVGAEAVTSSPAELAAYLRAETEKWGRVVREARITVN, encoded by the coding sequence ATGATCCGCACCACCCGCCGTGCGGCGCTGGCCCTGCCGGCGTTGCTGCTGCCGAGCCTCGCATCCGCCCAATGGGCGCCGACGCGTCCCTTGCGCTTCGTCGTGCCCTTCGCGGCCGGCGGCGCCACCGACATCGTGGCGCGCGTGCTGAGCGACCCGATGGGCGAACGCCTGGGGCAATCCGTCGCCGTGGACAACCGCACCGGTGCGGGCGGCAATGTGGGCGTCGAGAACGTGGTCCGCAGCGCGCCGGACGGCATGACGCTGCTGATGGGCACGACCGGCACGCTCACCATCAATCCGCATCTCTACGCCAATATGGGCTTCAACCCGCTGACGGATCTCGCGCCCATCGGCCTCGCCTTCGCGACCGACCATGTGCTGATCGTGAACCCGCAGGTGCAGGCGCAGACGGCGCAGGAATTCCTGGCGCTGGTGCGCGCGCAGCCGGGCCGTCTCTCCTACGGTTCGGGCGGCAATGGCAGCTCGACCCATACAGTGGTGGAGCTGTTCAAGCTTGTCGCGCAGGTCGACATCCAGCACGTGCCTTACCGCGGCTCCGCCCCCGCGCTGAACGACACGGTCGCCGGCAATGTCCAGGTGATGCTCGACCAGGTGGCGAGCGCGCTGCCGCAGATCCAGGCGGGCCGCGTCCGCGCGCTGGCCGTGACCGGCGCCCGCCGCCATCCGGCTCTGCCGAATGTGCCGACCGTGGCCGAGATCGGCCTGGCTGCCGCGGAAGCCACCTCCTGGGGTGCGGTGATGGCGCCCGCCGGCACGCCGCCCGCCGCAATCGAACGCCTGAACGCCGTGCTGCGCGAGGCGCTGACCCTGCAGCCGGTGCGCGAGCGCCTGACGCAGGTGGGGGCCGAGGCGGTCACGTCCAGCCCCGCCGAGCTGGCCGCCTATCTCCGCGCCGAGACCGAGAAATGGGGGCGCGTCGTCCGCGAAGCGCGCATCACGGTGAACTGA
- a CDS encoding NAD(P)/FAD-dependent oxidoreductase translates to MSQQVLVIGAGPAGTRCALRAAEGGARVTLCGAEAALPYDRVALSALLAGEKTLPELIPHDLRGLQDRGVAFRPATPIAALDRAARAAVTARGERIPYDRVVIATGSRAIRLNVPGAGLPGVLTYRTLDDVRAMLRAARGGGSAVVVGGGLLGLEAAAGLARRGMTVTVLHPVEWPMERQLDAGAGGLLARRLGRGGIRFAMPAQLAAIEGEGRVAGVLLADGRRIAAQIVVMAVGIRPDTTLAAAAGLAIGRGIMADAVMRSSDPDILAIGECAEVEGRIIGLVAPALEQAEIAAATLTGGAVRYAPRAESVALKVSGTAVWSAGEIEGEGVTLRDEEEDRYRRLFLRGDRLVGAVLYGDVADSGFYLDLIASGRRVGRHAAALALGPAFAREMA, encoded by the coding sequence GTGAGCCAGCAGGTCCTGGTCATCGGCGCGGGGCCGGCCGGCACGCGCTGCGCGTTGCGCGCCGCCGAGGGAGGTGCGCGCGTGACGCTCTGCGGCGCCGAGGCGGCACTGCCCTATGACCGGGTGGCGCTCTCCGCGCTGCTGGCGGGCGAAAAGACGCTGCCCGAACTGATCCCGCATGACCTGCGCGGCTTGCAGGACCGTGGCGTCGCCTTCCGGCCCGCCACGCCCATCGCGGCGCTGGACCGTGCGGCGCGGGCGGCGGTGACGGCGCGCGGCGAGCGGATCCCCTATGACCGGGTGGTGATCGCCACCGGATCGCGCGCCATCCGCCTGAACGTGCCAGGCGCCGGGCTGCCGGGCGTGCTGACTTACCGAACGCTGGACGATGTGCGCGCCATGCTGCGCGCGGCGCGCGGCGGTGGCTCCGCCGTCGTGGTCGGTGGCGGGCTGCTCGGGCTGGAAGCGGCCGCGGGCCTGGCCCGGCGCGGCATGACGGTGACCGTGCTGCATCCGGTGGAATGGCCGATGGAGCGGCAGCTGGATGCGGGCGCGGGCGGATTGCTCGCGCGCCGGCTGGGGCGTGGCGGCATCCGCTTCGCCATGCCGGCGCAACTCGCCGCCATCGAGGGCGAGGGGCGCGTGGCGGGCGTGTTGCTGGCCGATGGTCGGCGCATCGCGGCGCAGATCGTGGTGATGGCGGTCGGCATCCGGCCCGACACGACACTCGCCGCCGCCGCCGGCCTCGCCATCGGGCGGGGCATCATGGCTGATGCGGTGATGCGCAGCAGCGATCCGGACATCCTCGCCATCGGTGAATGCGCGGAGGTGGAGGGCCGCATCATCGGCCTCGTGGCACCCGCGCTGGAACAGGCGGAGATCGCGGCCGCGACGCTGACCGGCGGTGCCGTGCGCTATGCGCCCCGCGCGGAATCGGTCGCGCTGAAAGTTTCCGGCACCGCCGTCTGGTCGGCCGGCGAGATCGAAGGGGAGGGCGTCACCCTGCGCGACGAGGAGGAGGATCGCTACCGGCGGCTCTTCCTGCGCGGGGACCGCCTGGTGGGCGCCGTGCTCTATGGCGACGTGGCCGATAGCGGTTTCTACCTGGACCTCATCGCCTCGGGCCGGAGGGTGGGGCGGCATGCCGCGGCCCTCGCGCTCGGCCCGGCCTTCGCGCGGGAGATGGCGTGA
- the ntrB gene encoding nitrate ABC transporter permease: protein MNAITPPAVTATPPLATPAAAPAPRSSKAWASAFMRRVNETLAVVIPPLLVVAGLFLLWEWLCSGPGATLPPPSRVWSDTKELILNPFYDRGGLDKGLGLHLAASLQRVALGFALAVVVGVGLGMLVGSSKLAMRGLDPIFQVLRTVPPLAWLPLSLAAFREAQPSAIFVIFITAVWPIIINTAVGVRNVPADYRNVARVIRLRPHEWFLRIVVPAAAPYIFTGLRIGVGLSWLAIIAAEMLIGGVGIGFFIWDAWNSSNLSDIIVALIYVGLVGFVLDRIMAFAGRAVTRGTTEQ from the coding sequence ATGAACGCGATCACACCCCCGGCCGTCACGGCCACGCCGCCCCTCGCCACGCCCGCCGCGGCGCCCGCGCCCCGGTCATCCAAGGCCTGGGCCTCCGCCTTCATGCGCCGCGTGAACGAGACGCTGGCGGTGGTCATCCCGCCGCTGCTCGTCGTCGCGGGGCTCTTCCTGCTCTGGGAATGGCTCTGCTCCGGGCCGGGGGCGACCTTGCCGCCGCCCTCACGCGTCTGGAGCGACACGAAGGAGCTGATCCTCAACCCCTTCTATGACCGGGGCGGGTTGGACAAGGGCCTCGGCCTGCATCTCGCCGCCAGCCTGCAGCGCGTGGCGCTGGGCTTCGCGCTGGCCGTCGTGGTGGGCGTGGGGCTGGGCATGCTGGTCGGTTCCTCGAAGCTCGCGATGCGCGGCCTGGATCCGATCTTCCAGGTGCTGCGCACCGTGCCGCCGCTGGCCTGGCTGCCGCTCTCGCTGGCCGCCTTCCGCGAGGCGCAGCCTTCCGCGATCTTCGTGATCTTCATCACTGCGGTCTGGCCCATCATCATCAACACCGCCGTCGGCGTGCGGAACGTGCCGGCCGACTACCGCAACGTCGCGCGCGTCATCCGCCTGCGCCCGCATGAGTGGTTCCTGCGCATCGTGGTGCCGGCGGCGGCGCCCTACATCTTCACGGGGCTGCGCATCGGCGTCGGCCTCTCCTGGCTCGCCATCATCGCGGCCGAGATGCTGATCGGCGGCGTTGGCATCGGCTTCTTCATCTGGGATGCGTGGAACAGCTCCAACCTCTCGGACATCATCGTGGCGCTGATCTATGTCGGGCTCGTCGGCTTCGTGCTGGACCGGATCATGGCCTTCGCCGGTCGCGCGGTGACGCGCGGCACCACCGAGCAGTGA
- a CDS encoding ANTAR domain-containing response regulator, with the protein MACRERGIRQRGPNEGASALRVLLVDGEPERAEAVRLGLEAAGCAVVAIAPDVADLTARVRASQADVIVCDLDDPSRDALESMRALHRDEPRPVVLFAERGAPEQIEAALEAGVAAYVVEGLAPARVRPVLEVAIRRFRAHEALRAQLAEARATLEERDQIAAAKRRLMRDEGLSEPEAHRRLQRMAMERRLKLGPMAAAYLNKKPAIRIE; encoded by the coding sequence GTGGCATGCAGGGAGCGGGGAATACGCCAGCGCGGCCCGAATGAGGGGGCATCAGCGCTGCGGGTCTTGTTGGTGGATGGCGAGCCTGAGCGTGCGGAAGCCGTGCGCCTGGGTCTGGAAGCGGCCGGTTGTGCCGTCGTGGCGATCGCGCCCGACGTGGCTGACCTGACGGCGCGCGTCCGCGCGAGCCAGGCCGATGTCATCGTCTGCGACCTCGACGACCCCTCGCGCGATGCGCTGGAATCCATGCGCGCCCTGCACCGTGACGAGCCTCGCCCTGTCGTCCTCTTCGCTGAGCGCGGCGCGCCCGAGCAGATCGAGGCGGCGCTGGAGGCCGGCGTCGCCGCCTATGTGGTGGAGGGCCTGGCGCCCGCGCGGGTGCGGCCGGTGCTGGAGGTCGCGATCCGGCGGTTCCGGGCGCATGAGGCGCTGCGCGCCCAGCTCGCCGAAGCGCGCGCGACGCTGGAGGAGCGCGACCAGATCGCCGCCGCCAAGCGCCGGCTGATGCGCGATGAGGGCCTGTCCGAGCCCGAGGCGCACCGCCGGCTGCAGCGCATGGCGATGGAGCGGCGGCTGAAGCTGGGGCCCATGGCGGCGGCCTATCTGAATAAAAAACCGGCAATTCGGATCGAGTAG
- a CDS encoding enolase-like domain-containing protein — protein MKFRFLEAERFEWSFMLRMPFRFGVITVRDGIQAVVRTRIQDESGREAWGWSAETLAAKWFDKDPALSDADNQHQLRRALEIAEAQSLAAGFNTAFGHYADAYAAHVAACAAEGLNPLVASFGRALWDRAAFDALLRLTGLSFDAALRANLGGMAPHALIPDLAGFDFAAMLAETPPPGRIHARHTVGLVDPITAADLEERVNDGLPETLEEVATTYGHAYWKLKVGGHVETDVERLCRIASVLDRLHGGYHATLDGNEQYEDAEGALALWRAMQAEPRLKRLCASILFIEQPVKRARALETGMSALAAARPVIIDESDGALDAFVIAKGLGYAGVSTKACKGMWRSLINLARCRKWGDGHFMSAEDLTTLAGICVQQDLALVSAMGLTHVERNGHHFIDGFSGRPKAEAVRFMEAHPDLYADTPRGPRLKIRQGGLEIGSLAVPGFGSVETPDVSAMRAMERAAWPRQGQP, from the coding sequence ATGAAATTCCGCTTCCTCGAAGCCGAGCGCTTCGAATGGTCCTTCATGCTGCGCATGCCCTTCCGCTTCGGCGTCATCACCGTGCGCGACGGCATCCAGGCCGTGGTGCGCACGCGCATCCAGGATGAATCGGGCCGCGAAGCCTGGGGCTGGTCGGCCGAGACGCTGGCCGCCAAGTGGTTCGACAAGGACCCCGCGCTCAGCGACGCCGACAACCAGCACCAGTTGCGCCGCGCGCTCGAGATCGCCGAGGCACAGTCGCTGGCGGCGGGGTTCAACACCGCCTTTGGCCATTATGCGGATGCCTATGCCGCGCATGTCGCGGCCTGCGCGGCGGAGGGGCTGAACCCGCTGGTCGCGAGCTTCGGCCGCGCGCTGTGGGACCGCGCGGCGTTCGACGCGCTGCTGCGCCTGACCGGCCTCTCATTCGACGCGGCGCTGCGCGCCAATCTTGGCGGCATGGCGCCGCATGCGCTCATTCCGGACCTCGCGGGCTTCGACTTCGCGGCGATGCTGGCCGAGACGCCGCCGCCCGGCCGCATCCATGCGCGCCACACGGTGGGCCTGGTGGACCCGATCACCGCCGCCGACCTGGAGGAGCGGGTGAATGACGGCCTGCCCGAGACGCTGGAAGAGGTCGCCACCACCTACGGCCATGCCTATTGGAAGCTGAAGGTCGGCGGCCATGTCGAAACCGATGTCGAGCGCCTCTGCCGCATCGCCTCCGTGCTCGACCGTCTGCATGGCGGCTACCACGCGACCCTGGACGGCAATGAGCAATACGAGGATGCGGAGGGCGCGCTGGCGCTCTGGCGCGCCATGCAGGCCGAGCCGCGGCTGAAGCGGCTCTGCGCCTCCATCCTCTTCATCGAGCAGCCGGTGAAGCGCGCACGCGCGCTGGAGACGGGCATGTCGGCGCTGGCCGCCGCGCGGCCCGTGATCATTGATGAGAGCGACGGCGCGCTGGACGCCTTCGTGATCGCCAAGGGGCTCGGCTATGCCGGCGTCTCCACCAAGGCCTGCAAGGGCATGTGGCGCTCGCTCATCAATCTGGCGCGCTGCCGCAAATGGGGCGACGGGCATTTCATGTCGGCCGAGGATCTGACGACGCTGGCGGGCATCTGCGTGCAGCAGGACCTGGCGCTGGTGAGCGCGATGGGCCTGACGCATGTGGAGCGCAACGGGCACCACTTCATCGATGGATTCAGCGGGCGGCCCAAGGCCGAGGCGGTGCGCTTCATGGAGGCGCATCCCGATCTCTATGCGGACACGCCGCGCGGCCCGCGCCTGAAGATCCGCCAGGGCGGGCTGGAGATCGGGAGCCTCGCCGTTCCCGGCTTCGGCAGCGTGGAGACGCCGGATGTATCGGCGATGCGCGCGATGGAGAGGGCGGCGTGGCCTCGCCAGGGGCAGCCCTAG
- a CDS encoding CmpA/NrtA family ABC transporter substrate-binding protein: MRPLGLPTPRIRPAARVMRLGFVPLFDAAPLLVAEALGLFETVGLRVALSPEGSWAAIRDKLAFSALDGAHLLAPMPIALAAGLGGVEARLQVACGLSRNGNGITLSNELAAGDLAAKLKARRSPATLAVVFPFSSHNYLLRRWLLAQGVDPERDVRLTAVPPPRMAHRLAAGEIDGFCVGAPWGAAAEAMGAGQVVAGTAEIWPEHPEKLLAFSTEYLATHREQTVAATAAVIAAARWLDDPENRVEAISIMAGRALWQLSPATIESAFDATHRIRFRAATLPRREEAALWLSAMREAGHMPGTIPDAQALAPFHDGLWRDAAARLNEPEPLLETQA, from the coding sequence TTGCGCCCGCTTGGCCTCCCCACCCCCCGCATCCGTCCGGCCGCGCGCGTCATGCGCCTGGGCTTCGTTCCGCTCTTTGACGCGGCGCCGCTGCTGGTGGCCGAGGCGCTGGGCCTCTTCGAGACGGTCGGCCTGCGCGTGGCGCTCTCGCCCGAGGGCTCCTGGGCCGCGATCCGTGACAAGCTCGCCTTCTCCGCGCTGGATGGTGCGCATCTTCTCGCGCCCATGCCCATCGCCCTGGCGGCCGGGCTCGGCGGCGTCGAGGCGAGGCTGCAGGTGGCCTGCGGCCTCTCGCGCAACGGCAATGGCATCACCCTCTCGAACGAACTGGCGGCCGGCGATCTCGCGGCCAAGCTGAAGGCGCGGCGTTCGCCCGCGACGCTCGCCGTCGTCTTTCCCTTCTCCTCGCACAACTATCTGCTGCGCCGCTGGCTGCTGGCCCAGGGCGTGGACCCCGAGCGCGATGTGCGCCTCACCGCCGTGCCGCCACCGCGCATGGCGCACCGGCTGGCGGCCGGCGAGATTGACGGCTTCTGCGTCGGCGCGCCTTGGGGGGCGGCGGCCGAGGCGATGGGGGCGGGCCAGGTCGTTGCCGGCACGGCGGAGATCTGGCCCGAGCACCCCGAGAAACTGCTCGCCTTCAGCACGGAATACCTCGCCACCCATCGCGAGCAGACGGTCGCCGCCACCGCCGCTGTCATCGCTGCCGCGCGCTGGCTCGATGACCCGGAGAACCGCGTGGAGGCCATCTCCATCATGGCCGGCCGCGCGCTCTGGCAGCTCAGCCCCGCCACCATCGAGAGCGCCTTCGACGCGACACACCGGATCCGCTTCCGCGCCGCCACCCTGCCGCGCCGAGAGGAGGCGGCCCTCTGGCTCTCCGCCATGCGCGAGGCCGGGCACATGCCCGGCACCATCCCCGACGCGCAGGCCCTCGCTCCCTTCCATGACGGGCTGTGGCGCGATGCCGCGGCCCGCCTGAACGAACCCGAACCCCTCCTGGAGACCCAAGCATGA